The segment GCTGGATCGCCTGGTAGAAGAGCAGGGCCCTGACGCTAATATCGTCTATCTGTGGGTAGATGGATTCCCGCCAATGGTTCGCCGGAATGCGGTATATCAAGAAACCCTGAAGAGCAATCCGGGCATCAAAGAGATTGAACGCTTTGGCGTAGCGAGCAGCGATACTTCTATAGAAACACAGAATGCTGTAGCGGCTATGCTGACGAAGCATCCGAAAGGCGAGATTGACGCAATCTTCGCGACTTGGGACGCCTTCGCGATTGGCGCTGCAAGAGCGATCAATGAAGCCGGACGCAATGAGATCAAGATCTACGGCATCGACGTATCTAACGCGGATCTTGAAATTATGCAGAAGCCGGACAGCCCATGGACAGCTACGGCTGCGGTGGATCCCAAGACCATCGGCGCGGTGAATGTACGTTTGCTGGCGAAGAAGCTGGCCGGTGAAGAGACACCTTCCACGTACAGCCTTCCCGCCACACTGATTGACCAGGCGAGCCTGGCAAAGTCTGAGGAGCCTGTGAATATGAGCAGTCTTGCGAATTTGATTCCTGGCTGGGGAACCAGCACGGATTTTGAAGAGGACTGGATGAAAGCCTTGAAAGAAGTTTACGGTAATTAATATGCCGCCCGGCGCTCTTATCCAATAGGATAGGAGCGCCCATTTTAATGAGGGGAGAAGGTGAATCATCATGTCAGGCACCCGTCTGTCTGCCGAACCGCAAAGGAAGGATACGGCAGCCCCGTTGCTGGAGATGAAGGGCATCTCGATTTCATTTCCGGGAGTAAAGGCGTTATCGGATGTGAATTTTGAACTGCAGGCCGGAAGAGCCCATGCGCTGATCGGCGCGAATGGAGCCGGCAAATCCACCCTGATGAAGATTCTGGCAGGTGCGTACAGCCACTATAAGGGTGAGATTGTGGTGGAGGGCAGCAAGGCTGTCATTGCTTCACCGCGAGATGCTAAGGATCTCGGCATTCAGGTTGTGTATCAGGAGGTCGATACGGCTCTGATCCCGAATCTGACTGTTGCCGAGAACATTATGCTGGAGTCTATGGTACATAGCATGAAGGGAAGCCATGTCATCCGCTGGCAGGCACTGCACGAGCAGGCGCAGGCCGCACTTGCGCGGATGAATGTCTATATCTCCACACGAAAGCTCGTACAGGAATTGACCCTGGCGGAGAAGCAAATGGTGCTGATTGCCCGTTCGGTGATCAAGCAATGCCGCATTCTGGTGCTGGACGAGCCGACAGCACCGCTGAGCCGCAGCGAAACAGATCAGCTCTTCAAGCTGGTGCGCAAGCTGAAGGGAGAAGGCGTCAGTGTCATCTTCATCTCCCATCGTCTCCCGGAGTTGTATGAAATCTGTGACGATATTACGATTCTCCGAGACGGTCAGCGGGTAACCTCTGATGTCATCCACAACCTGACCCAGGAGGAGATCGTCGAGCATATGCTGAATGCCCGGATGGAGCAGCAGTTTCCGCTTCGCAAGAAGGTGAAGGGGGAGGCTGCCTTGACCGTCAGTCATTTGTCCGACCGCGAAGGCAAGGTCAGTGATGTAAGCTTCACGATGCACCAGGGAGAAATTATCGGCCTGGCCGGACTCGTTGGTGCTGGGAAGACCGAGCTGTGCCGGGCCTTGTTCGGGGCTGCCAAGCATTCCGGCGAGGTGGTGCTGAATGGCCGCAGGCTGCGGATTTCAACCCCGCACGATGCAGTGCGCCAGGGGCTGGCGCTGGTGCCGGAGGAACGGCGGCGCGAAGGCATTTTTGTCGAGGAATCGGTATCCGTGAATCTGACGGCAGCGATGCTGTCGAGGTTCTGCCGGTGGGGCTCCTGGATCAGCTTCAAGAAGGAGGCGCAGTCCTCCGAGATGATTATCGACAGCCTGGGGATCAAGACCCCGGGCGGCCATACGAAGACGGGGAGCTTGTCCGGCGGCAATCAGCAGAAGGTAGCCATCGGCAAGTGGCTGCTGGTAGATGCCGATGTTTACATGTTCGATGAGCCGACCAAGGGAGTGGATGTCGGCGCGAAGCGGGACATTTTCGAGCTGGTGGCGGAGCTGGCGGCACGCGGCAAATGCGTGCTGTACGCTTCCAGTGAGCTGTCCGAAATCATGGGCATTTCCGACCGGGTCTACGTCATGTATGACGGCCGGATTGTCAAGGAGCTGGAAACATCGAACAGCAGCGAGGAAGAGCTGCTTCTGTATTGCACTGGAGGGGGATTAACGACATGAATACATCAGCGGGTGCCCGGAACAAGCCGGCACAGAGCGCATTTGATTTTTTGTACAAATATGGAACCTTGATCACGGTCGTCGTGCTGATTGCGGTATTCGGCCTTTTGAATGAGAACTTCCTCAGCTCGGGAAACGTCATTAACATTCTGCGCTCAATCTCCATTGTGACCATTATTGCCGTGGGATTGACGGTATCTCTCGCGGTTGGGGGCTTTGATCTCTCCGTCGGCTCTACAGCCTCCCTGGCCAATGCGCTGGTCATTTCCTTCTTCGTCTGGCACGGGCAAAATATAGGCGTCGGCATCGTGCTGACACTGATCTTCTGTCTGGTGGTCGGCGTGATTAATGCGTTTCTCGTCATTAATTTCAAAATTCAGGATATGCTGATGACGCTGGCCACGATGTTCGTGTTTCAGGGCGTCGCCTTAACCTATACACGGGGTGCTACCGTATCGCAGAACATGATTATGCCAAGCGGTGAGTACGCTGAGGGCCGAATTCCCGGATTATTCGAAAAAATCGGCCAAGTGCCATGGATCATCGTTATCATGCTGCTCGTCGTGGTCATCGTGCACCTGTTCCTGACCTACACCAAGCACGGCCGCTACATGTACATGATCGGCGGCAACCGTGAGGCTGCCGAGCTGTCCGGCATCGCGGTCAGCCGATACCGGCTGACGGCGTACCTGCTTTCGGCACTATTTGCGGCCATCGGCGGAATCATCCTGGGTGCCCGCGTTATGAACGCGGAGGTCAATGCAGGCGGTCCGTATTTAATGGATGCTGTAGCGGCCGCCTTTATCGGCTATTCCGTGCTTGGGTCCGGCAAACCGAATGCGCTGGGAACCTTTGTCGGCGCTGTGCTGATCGGGATTCTGCAGAACGGCCTCATTATGATGTCGGTTCCTTACTACGCTATGGATATCGTAAAGGGCTCCGTGCTGGCGCTGGCGCTTGCGGTGACGTATTACAAGAAGAAGCATTAAAGAGATCAGGCCGTCTTTTCCAGAGACGGTCTTTTTGCCGTCTTTTTACACCTCTCTGCGGTTAGAGATTTAGCTGCCGGTCATTGACGGCTGGGAGCGGTATTCATTATGCTAGGAGAAGCTGACATGAATGCACAGCATTTTGTTGAAAGGGGATCACCGTGAGAAAGACGACCTTTGTACAGCCGGACCCTCAGAGCTGGCTGCAGACCTTCCATTTTGCATTTCCTATCAGAATCCGTTACTGTGAGACCGACATGCTCGGACATGTGAATAACGTGAGCTATTTCATGTACTTCGAACAAGGGCGGATTGAATATTTTGAGCATTTGGGACTGACGGAGGAGCTGTTTAGCCAAAAGGCGGTTTCTGTGGTTGCAGACCTGGAGTGTCAGTATCTGGCACAGCTCTATCTGAAGGATCCGCTGATGCTGCATGTGAAGGTAGCGGAGATTGGCCGCTCCTCCATGGATGTGCAGTATGCGGTGGTGGTTGAGGATCAGCTGAAGGCGGCCGGACGTGGAACCATCGTGCTGATCGACACCGAAAGCGGTAAGAGCAAGCCGGTTTCGGAGCATGCCCGGAAGATCATTGAACACTTTGAAGGACGAGCCCCGGCTTAGAGAGACCTCCCGGAAATTGATCATGGAAAGGATGCGTTGTGATTGTTACAGGTGCGATTCGGAATTATTGGAACCAACTGGATTACAGAACGTTTTATTCAGGCCGCGATGGAGAATGACCGGTTTACCTTGACTGCCGTGTACTCTCGGACAGCGGAGAAGGGATCAGAGTTCGCTTCGAAATATGATCCTCGTCCGGCGGTATATACAGACATCTCGGAAATGGCTGCGAGCCCCGATGTGGACGCGGTGTATATCGCGAGTCCCAATTCGTTTCACGCAGAGCAGGCCATTCTGTGCATGAAGGCAGGCAAGCATGTGCTGTGTGAGAAGCCGCTGGCTTCTAATACTGCCGAGGTTCAGGCGATGGTGGATGCTGCCCGGAACAGCAACGTGCTGCTCATGGAGGGCATGAAGTCCACACAGATGCCGAATTTCAAAGCGGTTCGCGATCATTTGTACAAGCTGGGGCGTATTCGGCGTTATGTGGCTTCATATGGCCAATATTCTTCGCGCTATGATGCTTTCCTTGCAGGCACGGTGCTCAATGCGTTCAACCCGCAGTTCTCCAACGGCTCGCTGATGGATTTGGGCGTGTACTGCATCTACCCGGCGGCTGTGCTCTTCGGCAGACCGGAGTCCATCAAGTCGGAAGGGATTCTGCTCTCCTCCGGTGTGGACGGTGAGGGAAGCCTGCTGCTGCGCTATCCGGAGATGGATGCCGTGATCATGCATTCCAAGATCAGCGACTCCTATCTGCCGGCCGAAATCCAAGGCGAGAACGGGACGATGGTCATCGACAAAATCAATCAGCCGTACAACGTCAAGATTCATTACCGCGACGGCACGATTGAAGAGATCACACAAACCCAGACGCATGAGTCCATGTACTATGAGCTGGATGAATTTATCGACGTGCTGGAAGCCGGCAAGCGGGAGAGTGAGATCAACTCGCATGAGGCCTCCATCATTACCGCGGAAATCGCGGAGGAAGCCAGGCGCCAGATCGGTCTGGTGTATCCTGCCGATCAGCAGACCGCAGACAAGTAAATTATGAAGCAAAGCCGCTGATGGCGCTTACCTGCGTCAAGCGGCTTTTTTGTGTGTAAAAAATGGACGATAATGACAATCTATTCTCTATGCACTCAAATTTTGTATGGATATATGACAAATGTCATCCCTTGTTCTTGACGTTTATGACTGTGGAGCATGACAGGTCTTCACTATAATGTAAAGTAGAAAAGTATGCTGTGGAACCTTGGATCCCGGCTGCGCTATATTTTGAGGAGGAATTCATCATGGCTCAGGCTAATTCACTGTCCCATCTAAAGAAAAATGTCGCTCCCTACGAAAATATTGATACGAAGGCCAGCATTCGGCAGCTCATCAATACGCTGCTTCCATTGGTCGTCCTATGGTATTTGGCCTATCTAAGCCTGTCGGTATCGTACTGGCTGACACTGCCGATTGCTATGGTAGCGGCCGGCTTCGTGGTTCGTACCTTTATCATTTTTCATGACTGCTGCCACCAATCCTTCTTCAAAAGCCGCCGGGCCAATGAAATACTAGGCACGATTACCGGTGTCATCACGCTCTGTCCTTACCAGCAATGGAAAACAACACATTCCATCCACCATGCAACGAGCAGCAATCTCGATAAGAGAGGCATCGGTGACATTTGGGTGCTGACCGTAAGTGAATATGAGCAGGCCTCGTTCTGGACGAAGGTTCGTTACCGTATCTACCGGAATCCGCTGGTTATGTTTATCTTGGGACCGATCTTTATCTTCGTGATTGACTACCGCTTTAACCGCAAGGAAGCGAAGCGCAAGGAACGGATCAGCACGTACATTACGAATCTTTCTCTGGTTGGATTGTATGCATTGCTGTGCTGGGCAATCGGCTGGGAAGCGTTCCTGCTGGTGCAGGGTCCGGTCTTCCTGTTCTCCGGGATGATGGGCATCTGGCTGTTCTACGTACAGCACCAGTTTGAAGATACGTACTATGAGCATGATGAGGAATGGAGCTATGTGAACGCAGCGGTGGAAGGAAGCTCTTACTACAAGCTGCCGAAGGTGCTGCAATGGATTACCGGTAATATCGGCTTCCACCATGTGCATCATCTGAGCCCGAGAGTGCCGAATTACAATCTGGAGAAGGCGCATAATGCCACACCTCCCCTGCAAAAAGCAACGACCATCACGATGCGCACCAGCTTCAAAGCGCTCAGCTTCCGTCTATGGGATGAGGAAGCAAAGCTGTTCATCAGCTTCAAGGAGCTGCGGCAGCGCCGGCGGCAGAAGCAGCTGGATTCCGAGCGTGCGGTTACGAAGCTGAAGACAGGCACGAATTAAGACGGTAAACCTTGAATATCATTCATAACAAACGGTGGAATATGTTACTATATAAGATGATCAAGATGCGAAAAGGTGGGCGCCCAATGCAAAAGTGGTACCAGATTTTCCAGAAAAACACGGGGCTAAATCCTTACGTGTGGGTCGTCTTTTATATTCTGCCGTTTTATTTTATTTTCCGTTCGACCTCGACCTATCAGATTGTCATCGGTATTGTCATGATTTTGGCGTTCTTCTGCTGCTACGTGCTGTCGTTTCAGGCCAAGGGCTGGTTGATTTATTTCTGGACGAGCGTGCAGATTTTAATTTCGGTTACGATGTCTTTGCTCTTTGGCTATGTGTATTTCTCTTTATTTCTGGCCTTTTTCATCGGGAATATCCGGAACCGGGTCGGCTTCTTCACGCTGTACACCATCCATCTCATTGCTACGATTCTGACGGTCAACTACGGCTTTGTCTCCAAAAACCCGTTCTTTATCACGCAGCTGCCGTTCGTGCTGGTCAGTGTCGTAGCTGTGGTGCTGCTGCCGATCACGACGTTTAACCGCAACAACAATGACCGCCTGCAGGTTCAGCTGGAGGATGCTAACAAGAAAATTTCCGAGCTCGTCAAGCTGGAGGAGCGGCAGCGGATTGCAAGAGACCTTCATGATACGCTGGGACAGAAGCTGTCCTTGATCGGATTGAAGAGTGATCTCGCCGGCAAGCTGGTCATGAAGGATCCCGGCAGGGCTCAAGAGGAGATTCAGGATGTGCGCCAGACCGCGAGACTGGCCTTAAAGGAGGTCCGGGAGCTGGTCACCCAGATGAGGGGGACACGGCTGGTGGATGAGATGTTCCGGATACGGCAGATTCTCAAGGCGGCGCAGATTGAGCTTCATCTGGATGGAGATGCCGAAGACATCAATCTGTCATTGATGAACGAAAATGTACTGAGTATGTGCCTGAAGGAAGCAGTGACGAATATTGTCAAGCATAGCACTGCCCGGGAATGCTGGATCAGCGTCAAGCCGAATGCAACCGAGCTGGTTGTGTCCGTGCGGGACAACGGTGTCGGGTTCTCAGGCGAGAGAGCTTACACACGGGGAAATGGCCTGCGCGGCATGTGGGAGCGGCTGGAGTTCGTAAATGGAAGTATGGACATCAAGTCGGACCATGGGACCCTGCTTACACTGAGGGTGCCTCAGGTGTTGAAACAGCCCGGGAAGGAGGCAGGGATATGATTACGGTCGTCATTGCAGAAGATCAGAGGATGCTGCTGGGAGCACTGGCTTCGCTTCTGGATCTGGAGGAGGATATGCAGGTAGTGGGAACGGCTGGTAACGGAGAGGATGCGGTCAAGCTGGTGCATCTTCGTCAGCCGGACATCTGTATTATGGACATTGAAATGCCTCTGAAGAGCGGACTGGAAGCCGCCGAGGAGCTGCGGGGGCAAGGCTGCAAGATTATGATTCTGACAACCTTCGCGAGACCGGGGTATTTCGAGCGTGCCCTGAAGGCAGGAGCCCATGGCTATCTGCTGAAAGACAGTCCCAGTGAAGAGCTGGCTACGTCGATCCGAAGCATTATGCAGGGTCGCCGGATCTATGCGCCGGAGCTGGTGGATGAAGCGTACGGGGAAGAGAATCCGCTGACCCCGCGGGAGAAGGAAGTGCTGGGGCTGATCGCTGACGGCAAGAACACGAAGGAGATCGCCAGCGAGCTGTTTCTGACGACCGGCACAGTCCGTAATTATATCTCGGTCATTCTGGATAAGCTGGGTGTCAGCAACCGGATTGAAGCCATTACACGCTTTAAGGAAAAAGGCTGGTTCAAGTGAAGCCTCCCCTGAAGAAGTGAGCGGCATCCTATATAAGAGCAGGTCTGCAGGATAAACCGGGCGGACGCTGCTCTTTTTAATGTGGGTTGAGTAATGGAGCTACATGCTCCTGGAGAGCACAAGCGCACCGTATGCAAAAGCAGCCAGGATGACGAGGGCCGGATGGAGCTTGCGAATGTTCATCGCCCAGAAGGCTGCAGCAGCAATGCCAAGGCTCTGCAGCAGGCCGATGGAGGCCGCAGAGCTTTGGGCCATCTGCCAGGTCAGCACGGCCATCATGATGGCGATCACTGGCTGAACGAGCAGGGTCATGCCCTTGACGACCGGTGAGGTCCGGTGCTTCTGCAGCACCTTCAAGAGGATGATGAGCGCTGCCGCAGATGGAACCACGGTGGCCGTAAGTGCAGCGGCAAAGCCAACCCAGCCAGTCACCCCATATCCCACGTAGGCCGCGATCTTGGTGGCAATCGGACCAGGCAGTGAATTGCCGAGCGCGAGCATATTGGAGAACTCGTAATCACTCAGCCAGCCCCGCTGCGCCACAATATACTCATACATAAGCGGGATGGATGCCGGGCCGCCGCCATAGCCGAGGACGTTGGACACCAGAAAGCTTATAAATACCTGAAGCCATTCCAAGACTATTCCTCCTTCCGTGCTGCTCGCTGCCGCTTCCAGCGGGCGAGGAGCTTGTAGTGCATAGCCCCGTAAGCCAGAAACAGCATAATGACGACGGCGGGGTGAAGCTGGATCTGCTGCAGCAGCAGAAAGGCAATGATAAAAGAGAGACTGCCGGCAGCAAGGCCAAGTCCCTTGACGGCCTTTTCCCCGAATTCATAGGCCATGGTGCCGAGCATAACGGCGATGACCGGGGTCACGCCCGCAATCATGCCGGCAATGATGCTGGAGCTGCTGAGCACCTGGACGGCCGAGAACAGGGCAATCATGGCGAAGCAGGTCGGCAAAATATGTGACAGCACAGCGATGATTGCTCCCGGGGTCTTTTTTTGCTGGTAGCCAAGGTAGGCGGCCATCTTGGTAGCGATGGGTCCCGGAAGAGCGTTCGCGAGTGCCAAGGTTTCTCCGAACTCATCCAGGGTCAGCCATCCGTAACGGATGACAGCCTCATGGCGGATCAGCGGAATGACCGAGGGCCCACCCCCGTAGCCCAGAATCCCGGTTCGAAGCATGGCCAGACTTAGCTGCATATATACGTTAGAGTTTGATTTCACCGCAAAAATTCCTTTCTGTATCCTCTAGTTTCATGAACCATTGTCGCACACGCTCTACCTCATCCTGCTCCATGCCCAAGATCTTTCCGTCATATTGGCTCGACAGCAGGCTGACATGGAACGAGCGCAGCCTGCGCTTACGCTGAGCACGGGTGCTTCTCACGGTGAAGCTGACGACCTGCGGCCGCCGGACATAACGAGTATGGCGGGCGAGCCGACGTGTACGGAGCGTGAGTTGTTTTTCGTGCAGCGACATACCAGCATCGCGGAACGCCCAGATCGCGTGAAGCAGGGACAAGGGCAGCAGCAGCAGTGACCACAGGCCGAGATCCTCAAAGATCCAGATGCATCCGGCACTCAGTGCTGCTGCAAGCATCGCATCAGATCTTATATAAAGCCACAGTGCCCGGCGGGGAGGCGTAGTATCTATAGTCTGGGCTTGAAACTGGGGCACGATGCTGTTCATCAGGCTGTTAACCTCGCTGAGCCGAAGCATCGGATGGAGGACAAGCTGCTTGTCGTCACCCGAGGTCAGGACGTGAAGCCTTACTTCACTGTAACGGAAGGGCTGGCGCAGCAGTCCCTCCTTGACGGTGACGGCTTGTACGCGCTCTGGAGAGAAGATCAGCTCCTTTCTCTCCAGCAGCCCACGGGTGACGATGATTTGACGTCCAGCGCGTTCTACCGTAAACCCGGCGTACTGCACTGTGTAAAGAATGGCCGACAGCAGCCAGGCCAGGATGAATGCAGCTGCGGCGGCGGTGATCCAGCTTCCGGACAAGAGCTGACCGGCTTCCCGGAACAACCGGTTGTACATAGGGTCCGGAAGTAAATCGTCGGCCAAAGAGCCGATGGCTGCCAGAAACGCCAGGGCCAGCGAGAAGTTGGAGGAGGTCAGCGCGGCGAGCAGCAGCCTCCCCGGCGTCACTCGCAGCAGGACGGTACGTGCTTTCACCTCTCCAGGAGAAGAAGCCTGCTGACCAGCCTGATTCTCTGGAGGTTGTGGTTCAGGCTGCTCATTTCCCGGGAAAAGTGTCCCGGATGACTCCTCTTCAGCCTGCACATGCCGGGGCTCCTGCAGCCATAACTGCAGCTTTCGGGCTTCGGGCTTGGAGATGGCGGGAAGCTTGCCGCCGTCTTCATTCTTGCCGGAGGTTTCGATTTTGATCTGGGCCAGCCCGAGCAGCCTTTGAAGCAGCGGCTGCTCTACATGCACAGAGTGAATCCGGGCGATATAAATGGACTGCTCTTCCCGGAACCAGACTCCTTTTTGAAGCAATAGCTTGTCAGGCTTTAATTCGTAGGTAAACCGCCTCCATCTTCTCCAGCCGTAAAGCAGCAGCAGGATGAGCGTAACAACAAGGCTTAGCGAGCTCCACAGCCAAAAGACGGGCGGAAACGGATTGTCCCCCATCACTCGAACCAGCAGCAGCGCCAAAGCCGGCAGCAGTGTGCGGATCACGGAAGCCAAGGGGAAAAGGATATACCATCGGTGCAGCCGCTGCCGGGAATCCAGCTCAGACATCCTCATCCACCACCTGAGCCAGCTTTCCAATGACGGCCTTCAGCCGCTCTGCCTCTTCGCTGGATAGTGCCCGGATGACATGGGATTTGGCGGCCGTGACCACCTTGAGCTCTGCCAGTCCATAGCGGCGAAGCAGGGGACCGCTTTCCAGCTCTACATGCTGCACCCGGGTCATGGGAATGATCGTATCCCGCATAAAAAAGATCCCCGACGATATTTCCAGCTGCTCTGCCGATACCCGGAACCCGAAGGTCTCATGCCATAAGCGGGGTGCAGTAAGCACCAGCCACAGCGCAGCCGGGAGCGTCCCTGCAAGGGCGGCCCATCCGGGGAACAGCGGCCAGTCCTGACGGCCGGCAAGATAGAGATAGGCGGCTGCAAGGAGCAGGAATAAGGCGCTGCCGCCAATGCTGTAGATTCGATATACTTTGACCGTATCGGGATGGCAGCGCTGCAGCGCCTCTACGTGTTCTGACATGTTCATCATCCTCCTGAAACCCAATGATTAACAACGGACCTGTCGCTTCGGAGCAGGCCGGATTGTCTCATTGTAGCATACGACATCCTCTTCCCGCTTCTGTTGAGACGAAGCGCTTCACGGGGGCACCGAAGCAATAACAAAGCAGGCCGCGAATGGTGCTTCGCGGCCTGCTTTGTTATTGCTGCTTCAGTTCCTGCAGAGCTTCCTTCAGCTCGGGGTACCGGAAATGAAATCCATGACGCTCCGCCTTCATCGGGATGACCCGCTGGCCATCCAGCAGAATCATGGACAATTCTCCGAGGAGAGCCTTCAGGGCAAAGCCTGGCACTGGCAGCCAGTGCGGCCGATGATATACACTACCAGCGGTCCGTCCGAATTCGTCATTGGTGACGGGATGGGGCGAGGCGGCGTTGACAGGACCTGAGATGTCGGACCGGGTGATGCAGAACTCGATGAGAGAGACCATATCCTGAAGGTGAATCCAGGACATCCACTGTCTGCCGCTGCCGATCTTTCCGCCAATGCCCAGCTTATAGGGAAGAATCATCTTCGGAAATGCACCGCCGTCCTGACCGAGCACGACGCTGATCCGCAGCTTCACCAGGCGCTCTGCCTCAATGCCATCTGCCGCCTCTTCCCACGCCTGGACGACACGGGACGGAAAGTCCATGACTCTCGCCGGACTGCTCTCGTCGAAGGTCTCGGTGTCGGAGGTGCCGTAAATCGCCATCGCCGATGCCTGGATTACAACCGGGGGAGGACTGGAGAGCCGGGCCATCAGCCGGGCAACGGCCTCAACGGTTTGAAGCCGGGATGACAGGATGCTCTTTTTTGCCGCTTCCGTCCATCGCTGACTCAGCGAGGAGCCGGCGAGATTGATCAAGGCGTCCAGGCCTTCCAGCCGCTCTGGCTGCTGCTCCATCTCATCCCAAGTCACATAGGTGATGCTGCGCTCTAGCTCAGTCTGATCCTCCGAAGCGGGCCTGGATCTCGTCACCACCAGCACCTCGTGGCCTTCTGCAATCCACTTCTCACTCATGGCTTGACCTATAAATCCGGTCCCGCCGCATATTGCGACCTTCATCTGCCTTCCACCTGCTCTCTATATTCATGTGTAGTTTATCAAGTAGCGTTCATTAATATATACACGCAAAAGGGGGCTTTTGACAAGCAGGGTGCGGATGACTCAAAATACAGGTTTTTTTGCGAGAGAGATCAAACTTGACCAAGACTTAACACGGGGCAGGGGAGGAGTTAACAAAACCGCTTTATACTTGCACCTGTACAACCATAACCCCTTGTACATAGGGAGAGTGAGCGGAGGTCGAACGTACGATGATCAGCAGAAAGTTAGAAAAGCGGCCGAACTGGCTGGCCTGCATGCTGAGTGTGATCATGCTGGTATCCGTAATAGCGCCGGCTGCACCTGCAGCAGCCAATGAGGAAGAGCAGCGACTCGGAACGCTGATGGATGAACGGACCTGGATGATTGGACCGGGAGCGTCATACACCTGGAAGCAGCTGGAGGTGGAGCGCGGTCCGGAGCGGCTGCACATGATACAGTTTGATCCTGCACAGTCATCGCTGAGCCTGAAAGCCGCCAAAACGAATGGCAAGCTGTATGGCATGCAGCAGCTCAGCGCTATGGCGCAGGAGGTGGATGCCCAAGGCAACCGCGTTATTGCAGGGATCAATGGCGATTTCTATGATATGTCCAGCGGCGTGCCGACGGGGCTGTTTATGAGTGAGGGAGAACTGCTGAACAGTCCGCCTTCAGGCTGGAATGCATTTGGGATGAAAAGTGACGGGTCTACCCTTTATGGTCCCAGTCCATCGCTCATCCGCACTGTAGAGATTGGCGGACAGGAGCATACACTGACTGCAGTGAACCGCAGCCGGGGCACGGACGCACTCGTTTTATATACGGATTCTTTTCATAGCTCGACCCTGACCAATGATCTTGGAGATGAATATG is part of the Paenibacillus algicola genome and harbors:
- a CDS encoding sugar ABC transporter substrate-binding protein is translated as MNIKKPWVKLSGLLLSAVILTTGCGQDSAGESKGSRADIENLPAAIAEKDDMKLMIIRKIGGDDHTAQFLAGAKQEGEALGFKVDTFTANNDAAKFHDAVAQAAGNGYDGIVLSHGDDPATVEDVKALAAKGIPVVAFDSVPELAEIEGVTVTSQDDETLAKLSLDRLVEEQGPDANIVYLWVDGFPPMVRRNAVYQETLKSNPGIKEIERFGVASSDTSIETQNAVAAMLTKHPKGEIDAIFATWDAFAIGAARAINEAGRNEIKIYGIDVSNADLEIMQKPDSPWTATAAVDPKTIGAVNVRLLAKKLAGEETPSTYSLPATLIDQASLAKSEEPVNMSSLANLIPGWGTSTDFEEDWMKALKEVYGN
- a CDS encoding sugar ABC transporter ATP-binding protein yields the protein MSGTRLSAEPQRKDTAAPLLEMKGISISFPGVKALSDVNFELQAGRAHALIGANGAGKSTLMKILAGAYSHYKGEIVVEGSKAVIASPRDAKDLGIQVVYQEVDTALIPNLTVAENIMLESMVHSMKGSHVIRWQALHEQAQAALARMNVYISTRKLVQELTLAEKQMVLIARSVIKQCRILVLDEPTAPLSRSETDQLFKLVRKLKGEGVSVIFISHRLPELYEICDDITILRDGQRVTSDVIHNLTQEEIVEHMLNARMEQQFPLRKKVKGEAALTVSHLSDREGKVSDVSFTMHQGEIIGLAGLVGAGKTELCRALFGAAKHSGEVVLNGRRLRISTPHDAVRQGLALVPEERRREGIFVEESVSVNLTAAMLSRFCRWGSWISFKKEAQSSEMIIDSLGIKTPGGHTKTGSLSGGNQQKVAIGKWLLVDADVYMFDEPTKGVDVGAKRDIFELVAELAARGKCVLYASSELSEIMGISDRVYVMYDGRIVKELETSNSSEEELLLYCTGGGLTT
- a CDS encoding ABC transporter permease; translated protein: MNTSAGARNKPAQSAFDFLYKYGTLITVVVLIAVFGLLNENFLSSGNVINILRSISIVTIIAVGLTVSLAVGGFDLSVGSTASLANALVISFFVWHGQNIGVGIVLTLIFCLVVGVINAFLVINFKIQDMLMTLATMFVFQGVALTYTRGATVSQNMIMPSGEYAEGRIPGLFEKIGQVPWIIVIMLLVVVIVHLFLTYTKHGRYMYMIGGNREAAELSGIAVSRYRLTAYLLSALFAAIGGIILGARVMNAEVNAGGPYLMDAVAAAFIGYSVLGSGKPNALGTFVGAVLIGILQNGLIMMSVPYYAMDIVKGSVLALALAVTYYKKKH
- a CDS encoding acyl-CoA thioesterase, with amino-acid sequence MRKTTFVQPDPQSWLQTFHFAFPIRIRYCETDMLGHVNNVSYFMYFEQGRIEYFEHLGLTEELFSQKAVSVVADLECQYLAQLYLKDPLMLHVKVAEIGRSSMDVQYAVVVEDQLKAAGRGTIVLIDTESGKSKPVSEHARKIIEHFEGRAPA
- a CDS encoding Gfo/Idh/MocA family protein, translating into MRFGIIGTNWITERFIQAAMENDRFTLTAVYSRTAEKGSEFASKYDPRPAVYTDISEMAASPDVDAVYIASPNSFHAEQAILCMKAGKHVLCEKPLASNTAEVQAMVDAARNSNVLLMEGMKSTQMPNFKAVRDHLYKLGRIRRYVASYGQYSSRYDAFLAGTVLNAFNPQFSNGSLMDLGVYCIYPAAVLFGRPESIKSEGILLSSGVDGEGSLLLRYPEMDAVIMHSKISDSYLPAEIQGENGTMVIDKINQPYNVKIHYRDGTIEEITQTQTHESMYYELDEFIDVLEAGKRESEINSHEASIITAEIAEEARRQIGLVYPADQQTADK
- a CDS encoding fatty acid desaturase is translated as MAQANSLSHLKKNVAPYENIDTKASIRQLINTLLPLVVLWYLAYLSLSVSYWLTLPIAMVAAGFVVRTFIIFHDCCHQSFFKSRRANEILGTITGVITLCPYQQWKTTHSIHHATSSNLDKRGIGDIWVLTVSEYEQASFWTKVRYRIYRNPLVMFILGPIFIFVIDYRFNRKEAKRKERISTYITNLSLVGLYALLCWAIGWEAFLLVQGPVFLFSGMMGIWLFYVQHQFEDTYYEHDEEWSYVNAAVEGSSYYKLPKVLQWITGNIGFHHVHHLSPRVPNYNLEKAHNATPPLQKATTITMRTSFKALSFRLWDEEAKLFISFKELRQRRRQKQLDSERAVTKLKTGTN
- a CDS encoding sensor histidine kinase; translated protein: MQKWYQIFQKNTGLNPYVWVVFYILPFYFIFRSTSTYQIVIGIVMILAFFCCYVLSFQAKGWLIYFWTSVQILISVTMSLLFGYVYFSLFLAFFIGNIRNRVGFFTLYTIHLIATILTVNYGFVSKNPFFITQLPFVLVSVVAVVLLPITTFNRNNNDRLQVQLEDANKKISELVKLEERQRIARDLHDTLGQKLSLIGLKSDLAGKLVMKDPGRAQEEIQDVRQTARLALKEVRELVTQMRGTRLVDEMFRIRQILKAAQIELHLDGDAEDINLSLMNENVLSMCLKEAVTNIVKHSTARECWISVKPNATELVVSVRDNGVGFSGERAYTRGNGLRGMWERLEFVNGSMDIKSDHGTLLTLRVPQVLKQPGKEAGI